A stretch of the Cumulibacter soli genome encodes the following:
- a CDS encoding ATP-binding protein, producing the protein MSIERRAAVGRADVLQTLLDDAEIVLEGQARTVLVLGEPGSGKSRVLSDFAAQALGRGFAVLEATASIRDKDVAFATLRPFAAGVDAIAQSRPRLAGLADDLKKASFRNETSAARKQTGGVVLSLVAETLEAITSEAPLLVVLDDVQFADAETLAAVELAIRGLAQRPLMLVVATRIDAWNNDGALAAALGPLSEGMRGRTIELAPLSDEHLAELLRQELGAEPSAGLVKYVVRRSGGNPVFATAVARVLEQGQSLSRRGDSVYLIPVAESLQIGGRAAILQRFFADDPEGRALGQVLALTGAVRLTVVPLLFEVAGLPTERGQDAFDRLVQSDIIERNSDGRYVFAHELVAELLRDDLGPMEQIRLHREILDRLPAPTNDRERARHARLLVASAERGDTNAVDAAIWMAITMSTAGPLVAAKWYERALDLVASDDRVRMSTARMGLVTALWKGSRPQQALAVGQSALESELDPSHRRTLWSIMVGVAYASGDYPRAIKLGNEALEEFPGDVRIEAQLCASLATTGRTEDLNGLLPSLRDRLNTPGSAHDELALSHAGIAGTITGDRSLLDLAVCGLSEIVRQSDKSGLRSARTISAAESLAYLYAQIGDIDGAGRALAHLEADPRPRPLDLGGLRSTAEATCIVGRAEVDSALELMRWASVTFERVGIPANSVWLRALEAEIHLDRGAPELAFAAVDEQDLHLRPTRAGMVARILREQAEAAIEKRRIDRQLVTETLDAARKARWVATMRTALVTLVNDSLTAGEPVDPYGAELERLARDCGYPSTVFAASLAAVQRDDDVNLAADLFAKSLAEGHAMRILKSGWELQRLAPKHKLLGRVSLIELECRTGFVPPPRRTGASAAPVRRPDVDALTPRDQELVDLVRSGLNNREIAEQLHFSRKTIEAHLSRLYRRFGCTSRVSLVVELTRRGLLDERSH; encoded by the coding sequence ATGTCTATTGAACGCCGAGCCGCGGTCGGTCGCGCCGATGTGCTTCAGACGCTGCTTGACGACGCCGAGATAGTGCTCGAGGGTCAGGCCCGAACCGTACTTGTTCTCGGCGAGCCGGGGAGCGGTAAGTCTCGCGTCCTGTCGGACTTCGCGGCACAGGCGTTGGGCCGTGGATTCGCCGTCCTTGAGGCAACCGCGAGCATCCGGGATAAGGACGTTGCATTCGCTACATTGCGTCCGTTCGCCGCCGGTGTTGACGCCATCGCGCAGAGCCGACCGCGATTGGCTGGCCTGGCGGACGATCTCAAGAAGGCCTCGTTCAGGAACGAGACGTCGGCGGCGCGGAAACAGACCGGCGGTGTCGTACTCTCTCTCGTTGCCGAGACGCTCGAAGCCATCACCAGCGAGGCTCCGCTGCTCGTGGTGCTGGACGACGTGCAGTTTGCCGATGCCGAGACGCTCGCCGCGGTCGAGTTAGCGATCCGTGGGCTCGCGCAGCGACCGCTTATGCTGGTCGTCGCCACGCGCATCGACGCTTGGAACAATGACGGTGCCCTGGCCGCGGCGCTAGGTCCGCTTAGTGAAGGAATGCGCGGTCGCACTATCGAACTGGCGCCCTTGAGCGACGAACATCTCGCGGAACTGCTTCGCCAAGAACTGGGTGCGGAGCCGAGTGCGGGGCTCGTGAAATATGTAGTTCGTCGGTCCGGGGGCAACCCGGTGTTTGCGACGGCAGTGGCTCGCGTCCTTGAGCAGGGGCAAAGCCTTTCGCGCCGGGGAGATTCGGTGTATCTCATCCCGGTCGCGGAGTCGCTCCAGATCGGTGGTCGCGCGGCGATTTTGCAGCGGTTCTTCGCCGATGACCCTGAGGGCAGAGCCTTAGGTCAGGTCTTGGCGCTCACTGGCGCCGTCAGACTCACGGTGGTACCGCTACTTTTCGAAGTCGCGGGCTTGCCGACCGAGCGGGGGCAGGACGCATTTGATCGACTCGTACAGTCCGACATCATTGAAAGGAATAGCGATGGACGTTACGTGTTCGCGCACGAGTTGGTCGCCGAGTTGCTTCGCGACGACCTCGGACCAATGGAGCAGATTCGACTCCATCGGGAGATCCTAGATCGCCTACCTGCGCCCACAAACGACCGGGAGCGAGCGCGTCACGCGCGCCTACTGGTTGCCAGTGCCGAGCGGGGCGACACAAACGCTGTCGACGCCGCGATCTGGATGGCGATCACAATGTCAACCGCGGGCCCCCTGGTAGCCGCGAAGTGGTACGAACGGGCGTTAGACCTTGTCGCCTCGGACGACCGCGTGCGGATGAGTACGGCGCGGATGGGGCTGGTGACCGCACTGTGGAAGGGGTCAAGGCCCCAGCAGGCGCTTGCTGTCGGGCAGTCGGCTCTGGAATCGGAGCTGGATCCCTCCCACCGACGCACTCTGTGGTCGATTATGGTTGGCGTCGCCTACGCGAGCGGTGATTACCCGCGAGCTATCAAACTGGGCAACGAGGCGCTCGAGGAATTTCCCGGTGACGTCAGGATAGAGGCGCAACTGTGCGCGAGTCTCGCGACGACCGGGCGGACGGAAGACCTGAACGGATTGTTGCCGTCGTTGCGGGACCGCTTGAATACTCCAGGTTCTGCACACGACGAGTTGGCGCTATCGCACGCGGGAATCGCCGGTACGATCACCGGCGACCGCTCGCTCCTTGATCTCGCGGTGTGTGGGCTGAGCGAGATCGTTCGACAATCCGATAAGTCTGGTCTGCGATCGGCGCGGACGATCTCGGCGGCTGAGTCGCTCGCCTACCTTTACGCGCAAATCGGTGATATCGATGGTGCGGGGCGCGCGCTGGCCCATCTTGAAGCCGATCCCAGACCTCGGCCGCTCGATCTCGGCGGTCTGAGATCCACAGCTGAGGCGACCTGCATTGTCGGCAGGGCAGAGGTCGACTCGGCGTTAGAGTTGATGCGTTGGGCGAGTGTCACGTTCGAGCGAGTGGGAATCCCGGCGAATTCGGTTTGGCTCCGAGCGCTGGAGGCCGAGATTCACCTCGACCGTGGCGCACCCGAGTTGGCGTTTGCCGCGGTCGATGAGCAGGACCTTCATCTACGCCCGACGCGTGCCGGGATGGTTGCTCGAATCCTCCGCGAGCAGGCTGAGGCCGCCATCGAGAAACGTAGAATTGATCGACAGTTGGTAACCGAGACCCTGGATGCCGCCCGCAAGGCCCGCTGGGTGGCGACTATGCGAACTGCACTCGTCACGCTAGTCAACGACAGCCTAACCGCCGGGGAGCCAGTGGACCCTTACGGCGCCGAGCTAGAGCGATTGGCAAGGGACTGCGGATACCCGAGTACGGTGTTTGCGGCGTCCTTGGCCGCGGTACAACGAGACGACGACGTGAATCTTGCGGCGGACTTATTTGCCAAGAGCCTCGCCGAGGGGCATGCGATGCGAATTCTCAAGAGTGGGTGGGAACTTCAACGTCTGGCGCCGAAGCACAAGTTGCTAGGAAGGGTGTCGTTGATCGAGCTCGAGTGCCGCACGGGTTTCGTTCCTCCGCCGCGGCGTACCGGGGCGTCAGCAGCCCCCGTGCGGCGACCAGACGTCGATGCCTTGACGCCTCGGGATCAGGAGTTGGTCGACCTGGTGCGGTCCGGATTGAATAATCGCGAAATCGCGGAGCAACTGCACTTCAGCCGCAAGACGATCGAAGCTCATCTGAGCCGGCTGTACCGACGGTTCGGGTGCACCTCACGGGTTTCGTTGGTGGTGGAACTGACGCGCCGGGGCTTGCTCGATGAGCGGTCCCACTAG
- a CDS encoding ABC transporter permease: MWTWLKSDKRALISAIYLVFLLACLILAPLISTGTPDLQGPQAFLGFGEQGHLLGTDDVGRDLWTRLLYGGRTSLLASLTAVITSIILGIPLGLIAGYFGGWVDTVLMRIVDTLLAFPALVLAIGVSAALGGGLTMSMIAVGIVFTPVIARIVRGQVLSIRKRLFVEVAETYGATRMRAMWRHVLPNSLRPIVVQSALLFATGILAEASLSFLGLGVEPPTASWGSMMRSAFDFLSIAPNAIYPPGIALVLTVLAVNSLVDAGADRWEGIGTRRKRRGGTAGSTSTDMQASGSVV, from the coding sequence GTGTGGACTTGGCTCAAGAGTGACAAGCGTGCACTCATTTCCGCTATATATCTAGTGTTCCTGCTGGCGTGCCTCATCTTGGCGCCGCTCATCAGTACTGGCACCCCGGACCTGCAGGGGCCGCAGGCATTTCTTGGGTTTGGCGAACAGGGTCATCTGCTAGGCACAGATGATGTAGGTCGCGACCTATGGACCCGGCTGTTGTACGGCGGCCGCACCTCGCTGCTGGCGTCGCTGACCGCGGTGATCACGTCGATCATCCTCGGAATCCCGTTGGGCTTGATAGCTGGTTACTTCGGCGGTTGGGTCGACACAGTTCTCATGAGAATCGTCGATACACTGCTGGCCTTCCCCGCGCTCGTTCTCGCAATTGGCGTGAGCGCCGCGCTCGGTGGCGGGCTGACAATGTCCATGATCGCGGTAGGCATTGTGTTCACGCCTGTAATTGCCCGGATCGTCCGGGGCCAGGTTCTGTCGATCCGTAAGCGTCTGTTTGTCGAAGTTGCGGAAACCTACGGAGCGACGCGCATGCGTGCGATGTGGCGCCATGTACTGCCGAATAGCCTGCGTCCAATCGTCGTCCAATCCGCTCTCCTATTCGCAACTGGGATCCTCGCCGAGGCCAGCCTGTCCTTCCTCGGTCTTGGGGTCGAGCCGCCGACCGCGAGTTGGGGAAGCATGATGCGCAGCGCGTTCGACTTCCTGTCAATTGCGCCGAACGCGATCTACCCGCCCGGCATCGCTCTTGTACTGACGGTTCTCGCCGTGAACTCCTTGGTAGACGCCGGCGCAGACCGCTGGGAAGGAATCGGTACGCGACGCAAACGCCGCGGTGGAACCGCTGGCTCCACATCCACGGATATGCAGGCGTCAGGGAGCGTCGTCTGA
- a CDS encoding ABC transporter permease, which produces MFVGMIARRMVSVLPTLLLASILVFMLIQIIPGDPAVSIAGESATEEQVEAIRQQLGLDRPLVEQYGSWLGGVLQGDLGQSLFTREAITPNLIRTVPITLTVVLLAFVFALVFGIVGGIVAGWRANRVTDRVTSAAFAVGHAMPSFWLGLILVVVFALNLAVLPASGSVSIFDDPAEAIRYSILPAVAMGVVGAAEIGRQVRGAMITALQTDSVRTLYAKGLSQRRIVWHAFRNSAVPTLTIAGLVFNQFLGATVVIEAVFGMGGLGGQIMHATLQKDYPIIQGIVLVTATMVIIVNLIVDILYRVVDPRTR; this is translated from the coding sequence ATGTTCGTTGGGATGATCGCGAGGCGGATGGTTTCCGTCCTACCGACGCTTCTCTTAGCCAGCATCTTGGTGTTCATGCTGATCCAGATCATCCCCGGCGATCCAGCCGTGAGCATCGCGGGTGAGAGCGCGACCGAGGAACAGGTCGAGGCGATCCGGCAGCAGTTGGGCCTGGATCGGCCGCTGGTAGAACAGTACGGATCCTGGCTGGGCGGCGTGCTGCAAGGTGACCTGGGCCAATCTCTGTTCACACGCGAGGCGATCACTCCAAACTTGATCCGCACGGTTCCGATCACCCTCACGGTGGTGCTGCTGGCGTTCGTATTCGCCCTAGTTTTCGGCATTGTCGGCGGAATCGTGGCAGGCTGGCGCGCCAATCGCGTGACAGATCGGGTTACGAGCGCCGCCTTCGCGGTAGGGCACGCCATGCCGAGCTTCTGGCTCGGGCTGATCCTCGTTGTTGTGTTTGCGCTCAACCTCGCGGTCCTTCCCGCCAGCGGGTCGGTGAGCATCTTCGACGATCCGGCCGAGGCCATTCGTTACTCGATCCTTCCGGCTGTGGCGATGGGCGTGGTGGGTGCGGCCGAGATCGGGAGACAGGTGCGCGGTGCGATGATCACTGCACTGCAAACCGATTCGGTACGCACGCTCTACGCGAAGGGGCTGTCACAGAGGAGAATCGTCTGGCATGCGTTCCGCAACTCCGCTGTGCCGACCCTGACGATCGCCGGTCTGGTGTTCAATCAGTTTCTCGGTGCCACGGTCGTTATCGAGGCGGTCTTCGGTATGGGTGGTCTTGGCGGCCAAATCATGCACGCGACTCTGCAGAAGGACTATCCGATCATCCAAGGGATCGTGTTAGTCACCGCAACCATGGTCATCATTGTCAACCTGATCGTCGACATTCTCTATCGAGTTGTCGATCCGCGGACTCGGTAG
- a CDS encoding ABC transporter substrate-binding protein, which produces MKLRGLTRRRGLATAAAAIALTLTATACGGGSGSGNGDVAAQELPSSYGEPVDGGELKVGYIVGLSSADPIRGGSGGDHHMLYTMYDRLVNFSDDMKAEPGLAKSFEYLDPTTLELKLQEGVTFHDGTAFNAEAVKYNLDRARTSEISNVKAELGSVTSVDVIDDYTVQLNLAHPDSSLPLILADRSGMMVSPTVADQGDDAIAQQPTGTGPFKLVSHAPGDSLEVERYEEYWNADDVHLDKISFKFITNIQTLTNSITSGEVNFAASMIAQTWQTLSTNSQLVVDAQSTLQSDGCYMNATMAPTDNVKLRQAIAYAIDYESFKEAITFGAGGEVASSIFPSEYWAYPTAEWPYEYDPEKAKQLVAESGIENPTVEAITHTGPGEQRKLELIQGYLKEAGISLTIDIQEVGAATMAYVDQKFNLYCASWTGRPDPSQTYQNLLSPTGYFNGGKYSEPDAQEKIDAGNEVVGDDARVEAFEPTAQYFVDSLLFLPMVFSPRVTAMDPSVKGYVPKIYGKTDVSFLWIDEG; this is translated from the coding sequence GTGAAACTTCGAGGTCTGACCCGCAGACGCGGACTTGCGACGGCGGCCGCGGCGATCGCCCTGACGCTTACGGCGACGGCGTGCGGTGGTGGGAGTGGCAGTGGTAACGGTGACGTTGCAGCCCAGGAGCTGCCATCCAGTTACGGCGAGCCGGTTGACGGCGGTGAGCTGAAGGTCGGCTACATAGTTGGTCTGTCATCGGCCGATCCGATCCGAGGCGGGTCGGGCGGTGACCATCACATGCTCTACACGATGTACGACCGCTTGGTGAACTTCAGCGACGATATGAAGGCCGAACCAGGGCTCGCCAAGTCCTTCGAGTATCTCGATCCAACGACGCTTGAGCTCAAACTCCAGGAAGGCGTGACGTTCCACGACGGAACCGCGTTCAACGCGGAGGCTGTGAAGTACAACCTCGATCGGGCGAGGACGTCAGAAATCTCCAATGTCAAGGCAGAACTGGGATCCGTCACATCGGTCGACGTCATCGATGACTACACGGTCCAACTCAATCTCGCTCACCCGGACAGCTCATTGCCGCTGATCCTCGCGGATCGCTCGGGGATGATGGTTTCCCCAACCGTAGCGGACCAGGGAGACGACGCGATCGCCCAGCAGCCAACGGGCACCGGCCCCTTCAAACTTGTCAGCCACGCGCCGGGTGATTCCTTGGAAGTCGAACGTTACGAAGAGTATTGGAACGCGGACGACGTCCACCTCGACAAGATCTCATTCAAGTTCATAACCAACATCCAGACCTTGACAAACTCGATTACCAGCGGCGAGGTGAACTTCGCGGCGTCGATGATCGCGCAGACTTGGCAGACACTCAGCACGAACTCGCAACTTGTGGTGGATGCGCAGTCAACGCTGCAGTCGGACGGTTGCTATATGAACGCAACGATGGCGCCGACCGATAATGTCAAGCTTCGGCAAGCGATCGCATATGCCATCGACTATGAGAGCTTCAAAGAAGCGATCACGTTCGGGGCCGGGGGAGAAGTTGCAAGCTCGATCTTCCCTAGTGAGTACTGGGCCTATCCGACCGCGGAATGGCCGTACGAGTATGACCCGGAGAAAGCGAAGCAACTGGTCGCCGAATCGGGTATCGAGAATCCCACGGTGGAGGCAATCACGCACACGGGGCCTGGCGAGCAGCGAAAACTCGAACTGATTCAGGGCTACCTGAAGGAAGCCGGAATCTCGTTGACCATCGATATTCAAGAGGTCGGGGCCGCGACAATGGCGTACGTGGATCAGAAGTTCAACCTGTACTGCGCCTCGTGGACTGGACGGCCGGACCCGAGCCAGACATACCAGAATCTGCTGTCGCCGACAGGTTACTTCAACGGCGGGAAGTACTCCGAGCCCGATGCGCAGGAAAAGATCGACGCGGGCAACGAGGTAGTCGGCGACGACGCTCGGGTCGAGGCGTTCGAGCCGACCGCGCAGTATTTCGTGGATTCGCTGCTGTTCCTGCCGATGGTGTTCTCTCCGCGGGTGACGGCGATGGATCCGAGCGTTAAGGGATATGTGCCGAAGATCTATGGGAAGACCGATGTGAGCTTCCTGTGGATCGACGAAGGCTAG
- a CDS encoding ABC transporter ATP-binding protein, with protein sequence MTVPANVVKPAGEPESADDPIVSVRGLTVEFKLGRNRILHALNDVSIELSPGQTLGVIGESGSGKSTLARAIMGLSPIAAGEITIAGMRTESMSHKQRRRHRGVVQMVFQDPSESLDPRLPVAKSIAEPLTIQHGLKGRALTSRVAELLDRVGLSQRQGERKPRDLSGGQRQRVNIARALALDPKVLICDEAVSALDVSIQADILNLLVDLQQDTGIAYLFISHDIGVVSRVCNDIAVMYLGGIIERGPTADVVNMPAHPYTEALLSAEPQALPSRYRKREQILLEGELPSPLNPPTGCRFRTRCRYATELCNEPPESHSAAEAGHEASCHFVGELALRGTTHVA encoded by the coding sequence ATGACCGTTCCAGCGAACGTCGTCAAGCCAGCGGGCGAACCCGAGTCGGCAGATGACCCGATCGTGTCAGTGCGCGGCTTGACGGTGGAGTTCAAGCTTGGCCGCAATCGGATCCTGCACGCGCTCAATGACGTCAGCATCGAGCTGAGTCCTGGACAGACTCTGGGAGTTATCGGCGAGTCGGGATCGGGTAAATCGACGCTCGCGCGGGCAATCATGGGCCTGTCTCCGATCGCGGCGGGCGAGATCACCATCGCAGGAATGCGCACCGAGTCGATGTCGCACAAGCAGCGTCGGAGGCATCGAGGCGTAGTGCAGATGGTGTTCCAAGACCCGAGCGAATCGCTCGACCCGAGATTGCCAGTCGCGAAGTCGATTGCGGAGCCGCTGACAATCCAGCATGGGCTGAAGGGCCGAGCGTTGACTTCGCGCGTCGCCGAACTGCTCGACAGAGTGGGGCTGTCGCAGCGCCAGGGTGAGCGTAAGCCACGGGATCTATCTGGCGGCCAGCGGCAACGGGTAAATATCGCGCGGGCGCTCGCGCTGGATCCGAAAGTATTGATCTGCGATGAAGCGGTCTCCGCGCTCGACGTCTCGATACAAGCCGACATCCTGAATCTTCTGGTCGACCTGCAACAAGACACTGGCATTGCCTATCTGTTCATCTCGCACGATATCGGTGTCGTCTCACGAGTCTGCAACGACATCGCGGTGATGTATCTCGGCGGAATCATCGAACGTGGGCCCACGGCAGACGTCGTGAACATGCCGGCGCACCCCTATACCGAAGCACTCCTTTCGGCGGAGCCGCAGGCGCTCCCGAGCCGATACCGCAAGCGCGAGCAGATCCTGCTCGAGGGCGAGTTGCCCAGTCCGCTGAACCCCCCGACGGGATGCAGGTTCCGGACGCGTTGCCGGTATGCCACCGAATTGTGCAACGAACCACCGGAAAGCCACTCCGCGGCCGAGGCCGGACATGAGGCCTCATGCCATTTCGTGGGCGAACTCGCGCTCAGAGGTACGACGCACGTCGCATAG
- a CDS encoding ABC transporter ATP-binding protein, producing the protein MGGPLPDMVDQQEEMTHGGPALRVQGLCVDFPVGDSYARAVSDSSFELQPGEIVGLVGESGSGKTVTGLSIMGLLPSAETSGSVKIAGKEVQGLSPKEWAPIRGREIAMVFQDSLTALDPVFTIGSQLVETIRAHTKLSKSEARDRSIRLLADVGIPEPEARFKDYPHQLSGGMRQRVMIAVALADNPSVVIADEPTTALDVTLQAQILDLLRRLSREYNSAMLFITHDLGVVAELCSRVITMYAGEIVEVADVDDTLTTPKHPYTSGLIGAIPRADQANERMTSIPGRVPGLDEMPEGCRFAPRCEFAQDVCIAEHPQLEAFEGRLARCHFARELDLPGAVTAVDHGERDKECAKA; encoded by the coding sequence GTGGGAGGGCCGTTGCCGGACATGGTTGACCAGCAGGAAGAAATGACCCATGGCGGGCCCGCGTTGCGGGTGCAGGGCCTGTGCGTGGACTTCCCGGTAGGTGACTCATATGCGCGAGCCGTTAGCGATTCGAGTTTTGAGTTGCAGCCGGGCGAAATCGTCGGTCTGGTGGGCGAGAGCGGTAGCGGAAAAACGGTCACGGGACTGTCGATTATGGGACTGCTGCCGTCCGCTGAGACGAGCGGTTCGGTCAAGATCGCCGGCAAAGAAGTACAGGGCCTGAGCCCGAAAGAATGGGCGCCAATCCGCGGTCGTGAGATCGCAATGGTGTTCCAGGATTCGCTCACCGCACTCGATCCAGTTTTCACCATCGGTAGTCAGTTGGTCGAGACAATTCGAGCTCATACCAAGCTCTCGAAGAGCGAAGCGCGGGATCGCTCGATCAGGCTCCTTGCGGACGTCGGTATCCCCGAGCCGGAAGCCCGGTTCAAGGACTATCCGCACCAACTCTCCGGCGGAATGCGCCAGCGGGTGATGATCGCGGTGGCGCTCGCAGATAATCCATCGGTGGTCATTGCGGACGAGCCGACCACGGCGCTGGATGTTACGTTGCAGGCCCAAATTCTCGACCTGCTGCGTCGTCTGAGTCGCGAGTACAACTCCGCGATGCTGTTCATCACCCACGACCTCGGTGTGGTCGCTGAACTGTGCTCGCGGGTGATCACCATGTACGCGGGCGAAATAGTCGAGGTCGCCGACGTAGATGACACGTTGACTACTCCCAAGCATCCGTATACATCCGGCCTGATCGGCGCCATTCCTCGTGCTGACCAGGCGAATGAGCGGATGACCAGCATTCCGGGGCGCGTGCCCGGGTTGGACGAGATGCCTGAGGGGTGTCGCTTCGCTCCCCGGTGCGAGTTCGCGCAGGACGTCTGTATAGCGGAGCATCCGCAGCTCGAGGCGTTTGAGGGACGCTTGGCGAGGTGTCATTTTGCACGCGAACTAGACCTGCCGGGGGCAGTCACCGCGGTCGATCATGGCGAGCGCGATAAGGAGTGTGCGAAGGCATGA
- a CDS encoding CaiB/BaiF CoA transferase family protein, with amino-acid sequence MSEDPPSPGALTGIRVLELTHAIAGPQCGQILADRGADVIKIEPPEGDSSRMARPVLRGDSVYFSCHNRGKRSITLDLKSAGGKQVMDTLVAQSDIILTNYSAAVPTKLGWDYEQLKEEFPWLIFVHITGFGRTSPDADRRAYDGIIQSMSGIPASTGEPGQAPTLSSAFVADHIASYSAALGAMFALRERERTGQGSLVDISMLDSYAAGSAHFLDAALSGAEPQPSGNRVATAFANTFHTTDGVVYLAPIGDAKWRLFSELIGRDDWAEEIPYREMVDSRRDEAEEFVERWCADRSTGQVIGIMDDAGIPCGPVLTARQYADRAVDAGATLTVTAPGGGTVVTPGPIGGTVGLARTPRSRAVPQLGEHSDEILLGLAKLPRGGPRRVPTKFR; translated from the coding sequence ATGAGCGAGGACCCGCCCAGCCCGGGGGCGTTGACCGGAATCCGAGTACTGGAACTCACTCACGCGATTGCCGGGCCGCAGTGCGGACAGATCCTCGCCGATCGTGGGGCCGACGTCATCAAGATCGAGCCCCCCGAAGGGGATTCGTCGCGGATGGCCCGGCCGGTCCTGCGCGGCGACAGTGTCTATTTCAGTTGCCACAACCGCGGCAAGCGTTCGATCACACTCGATCTGAAATCTGCCGGGGGCAAGCAGGTTATGGACACGCTCGTCGCTCAGTCCGACATCATCCTGACCAACTATTCGGCTGCCGTTCCGACCAAACTCGGGTGGGACTACGAACAACTCAAGGAAGAGTTCCCATGGCTGATTTTCGTTCATATAACGGGATTCGGCCGGACCAGCCCGGATGCCGACAGGCGGGCGTACGACGGGATCATCCAGTCGATGAGTGGGATCCCGGCGTCCACTGGTGAACCTGGGCAGGCTCCGACCTTGTCGTCGGCCTTCGTAGCCGACCACATCGCCAGCTATAGCGCGGCGCTCGGGGCGATGTTCGCACTGCGCGAGCGGGAGCGGACCGGACAGGGATCGCTGGTCGATATCAGCATGCTCGACTCCTACGCCGCTGGCTCAGCACACTTCCTTGATGCCGCCCTATCAGGTGCCGAACCACAGCCTTCCGGGAATCGCGTCGCCACGGCATTCGCTAATACATTCCATACAACGGATGGTGTCGTGTACCTCGCGCCGATTGGTGATGCCAAGTGGCGGTTGTTCAGTGAGTTAATTGGGCGAGACGACTGGGCGGAGGAGATACCGTATCGCGAGATGGTCGACTCGCGCCGTGATGAGGCCGAAGAGTTTGTCGAGCGGTGGTGCGCCGACCGCTCCACTGGGCAAGTCATAGGCATCATGGATGATGCTGGTATCCCATGTGGTCCCGTCCTGACCGCGCGGCAGTACGCAGACCGAGCTGTCGATGCCGGCGCGACGCTCACGGTCACCGCTCCGGGAGGCGGCACGGTCGTCACTCCCGGGCCGATCGGCGGCACCGTAGGCCTAGCGCGCACACCGCGCTCGCGAGCAGTGCCCCAACTGGGTGAGCATAGCGACGAGATCCTGCTCGGGCTGGCGAAACTCCCTCGCGGTGGTCCCCGAAGGGTCCCTACGAAGTTCAGATAG